AGCATCGACTGTGAAGCGTGCAACTGCATGTATAATACAAACTACAAATGTCATGCGGAACATGTCGACATTGCCGGACAGGGTGCATGTGACTGCCATCAGACAGCATGCGGCACATTTAAGGAAGATCAGCAGTAACAGAAAAACAGTGGAAAGACGCGTGGCAGAAACCATGCGTCTTTTTCACAACGTGGGAGAAAAGAAGGACATTTATGCTCTCTGACGATTTTGTACTGATATTCCGCTTTTTTTATCCTACAAAATTGACAGTTAAGCTGGTATAATCTAAATATACATAAAAAAGGAAGTGATTGAGTCGTGATAGATTTACATATGCACAGCAGATATAGCGATGACGGAGAACTGGAGCCTGGAGAGCTGGTGCGACAATGCGCCGAGGCGGGGATTCGGATCATGGCGATTACGGATCATAATTGTACGCGGGCATATCGGGAGGCGCTGCGGAGCGCTGTGGAGGGAGAGCGGGAAATTTCCAATATGGTTCCTTACGGTATCGTCGAAGTACCGGACACAGGTGGAAAGAAGATCATGATTATTCCCGGTACAGAGATCGATTGTGTGTGGAGGGGGATTAACTTTCACCTTCTCGGGTATGGGATCGACAGTAATGCGCCGGATTTCAGGAAGATAGAGAATGATATTGCCGTTCAGAGTGCGGATGCTTCTCTGCAAATGCTGCACAATACACAAAAGCTGGGGTTTTATATCACAAAAGAAGAAATGTGGCAGCTCGGGCAGGAACATCACCGACAGGACTGCTGGACGGGAGAAATGTTCGCGGAAGTATTGCTGGACAAAGAAGAATATCGGGATCATCCGCTCCTTGCACCTTACAGACCGGGTGGTATGCGGAGTGATAATCCCTACGTGAACTTTTACTGGGACTATTATGCACAGGGG
The sequence above is a segment of the Lachnospiraceae bacterium JLR.KK008 genome. Coding sequences within it:
- a CDS encoding PHP domain-containing protein; translation: MIDLHMHSRYSDDGELEPGELVRQCAEAGIRIMAITDHNCTRAYREALRSAVEGEREISNMVPYGIVEVPDTGGKKIMIIPGTEIDCVWRGINFHLLGYGIDSNAPDFRKIENDIAVQSADASLQMLHNTQKLGFYITKEEMWQLGQEHHRQDCWTGEMFAEVLLDKEEYRDHPLLAPYRPGGMRSDNPYVNFYWDYYAQGKPCHVEMHYPALEEMIDVIHRNHGTAVLAHPGMNLKGKEERIREMFPLGLDGVEAFSSYHTKEQTACFYREARKAGLGLTCGSDFHGKTKPAIRLGGINFGAADERAEFEDEVIRFLQEKALTDAR